A region of Paenibacillus sp. 37 DNA encodes the following proteins:
- a CDS encoding glycoside hydrolase family 125 protein, whose product MEQFRLPKIPMPPVALPQSIQAVLEEAEQKLAHRPKLLQLFKNCFPNTIETTTKLMEDGTTFVITGDIPASWLRDSVEQVVHYIPFAKEDEDLQRIIGGLIKRHIQYVHIDPYANAFNETANDWHWNTTDETEMSPWVWERKFEIDSLCFVVRLAYLYWKETELTDIFDSSFKAAMRKIVDLFKVEQHHMEQSPYRFTRNNGIPTDSLRNHGKGMPVNYTGMIWSGFRSSDDACDFHYNIPGNMFAVVALRQMQEFAEWVFRDMELLQELKDLEQDVDHGIQLYGIYRHPEFGPIYAYETDGYGNHCLMDDAGTPGLMSIPYLGYVTADDPIYQNTRRFALSKENPFYYEGKVAKGIGSPHTPPDYIWHMGLSMQGLTAQSAEEKLEIIRMLEATDADTGYMHEGFHADDPTIFTRKWFAWSNSLFSQLVYKSMKDGLL is encoded by the coding sequence ATGGAACAGTTCAGATTACCGAAAATACCCATGCCACCTGTTGCTTTGCCACAATCCATTCAGGCCGTGCTCGAAGAAGCAGAACAGAAACTGGCTCACCGACCGAAACTGCTTCAATTATTCAAAAACTGCTTCCCCAACACTATTGAAACAACAACGAAGTTGATGGAGGACGGTACGACTTTTGTTATCACAGGAGATATTCCGGCTTCCTGGTTGCGTGATTCCGTGGAGCAGGTTGTACATTACATTCCGTTTGCAAAAGAAGATGAGGACCTGCAACGCATTATTGGCGGGCTGATCAAACGTCATATCCAATATGTTCACATCGATCCATATGCCAATGCCTTCAATGAGACTGCTAACGACTGGCATTGGAACACTACGGACGAGACCGAGATGTCACCTTGGGTGTGGGAACGCAAATTTGAGATTGACTCATTATGTTTTGTTGTACGTTTGGCGTACTTATATTGGAAGGAAACCGAACTGACTGACATTTTCGATTCAAGCTTCAAAGCAGCGATGCGTAAAATCGTGGACCTGTTCAAAGTCGAACAGCATCACATGGAACAATCTCCATATCGCTTCACTCGCAATAACGGTATCCCAACAGATTCCCTGCGCAATCACGGAAAGGGTATGCCAGTCAACTACACGGGTATGATCTGGTCCGGTTTCCGTTCCAGTGATGATGCGTGTGATTTCCACTACAATATCCCTGGCAACATGTTCGCGGTGGTAGCTCTGCGCCAAATGCAGGAGTTTGCCGAGTGGGTGTTCCGGGATATGGAACTTTTGCAGGAATTGAAGGATCTGGAGCAGGACGTAGATCACGGCATTCAGTTGTACGGTATTTATCGTCATCCGGAATTTGGACCGATCTATGCGTACGAGACGGACGGTTATGGCAACCACTGTCTTATGGACGATGCGGGTACACCGGGACTCATGTCCATTCCATATCTGGGTTACGTCACAGCGGATGATCCGATCTACCAAAATACCCGCCGCTTCGCTCTGAGCAAAGAGAACCCGTTCTATTATGAGGGCAAGGTTGCCAAAGGAATCGGTAGCCCGCACACACCACCAGATTACATCTGGCATATGGGATTGTCCATGCAAGGTCTGACTGCGCAGTCTGCCGAGGAGAAACTGGAGATTATTCGCATGCTCGAAGCGACAGATGCGGATACAGGTTATATGCATGAAGGCTTCCACGCTGATGATCCAACGATTTTTACACGAAAATGGTTTGCATGGTCCAACAGCCTGTTCTCCCAGTTGGTCTATAAATCCATGAAGGATGGCCTGTTATGA
- a CDS encoding alpha-mannosidase — protein MERIRRFIRELSEHQWLEQLQLRSWDITRAYYNVPGQYEDHGEYPEGQDFERFPSKQGTTYFFRTRLEIPATWQQAPYGLVFETGGEGLLRVNGHSYQGLDRNHTYVTLDPSKVGNAPELEIEMFDPVPEPVDPLNQQAVIQPPITSITSLLVRPNEAVRSLMYTVIIVRDSAVLLPESDFRRVRLLELVYRAMDQFVGMSAEEIEQGEGIRQIENNLKHHVCEIGGNAEGLEHMVGQSHIDIAWLWPVRETVRKTSRTFSTVDALMNEYPDYVYSQSQPLLYAFLKEHDPELYARVKQRIVEGRWELVGGMWVEPDLNIPSGESLIRQMLYGQRFYMEEFGKTSQIEWLPDTFGYCASLPQILKHGNVEYFMTTKLGWNDTNVFPYDLFHWVGIDGTPILSYLNHGVNEHTLPKDIHDHWQSYREKAAHPEHMLLYGHGDGGGGVTREMLEYVDRADLMVGQPASRYSTAGAFFAGIEKEQPVLPKWHGDLYLELHRGTYTTHARNKRNNRKAEVLYREAELWNTLALPDMEANTEAEVRSALHDGWKLILLNQFHDIIPGSAITESYVTSNEEYVQVFELGKNRLTQGVTALTTGINTEGPEGSLAYVVFNSLGWKRSAVVQLAVQDSLDRYGIDEEGQRLRMDREDGSMSILVTDIPAFGYKTIWLVPENTRETNVREMTTLAAQPTFNDTWDTAFYHVQFNERGEITRLWDKTAEREMLKPGERGNQLHFFHDRPTLWDAWDIDSRYEEQIAGEVELLEKKLVLAGTTKDVLRFRWKLHQSVITQDIVFYHDLRRIDFQTQVNWNENHKLLKVGFPIDVVTSKATFEIPFGTLERPTHRNTSWEQAQYEVCGHRFADVSEYGYGVSLLNDCKYGYDVHGSTIRLSLLRAPKWPDRTADLGEHEFTYSLYPHDGDWRNAHTVRQAAELNTEVVVQQVEQKQQAQQEQSMEQMQQRDQSQQSAGAGVYPTADATVTVAHSRPATGSWINFESQHVILDTVKLAEDGHGTALRFYESSGKRENITLQWPHAFEQAYHSNALEEPIKPLAHTNGQITLSFKPYQIQTVLLR, from the coding sequence TTGGAACGTATCAGACGATTTATTCGCGAGTTGTCCGAACATCAGTGGCTGGAGCAATTACAGCTGCGTAGCTGGGACATTACCCGCGCTTATTATAATGTGCCAGGACAGTATGAGGATCATGGTGAGTACCCCGAAGGGCAAGATTTTGAGCGTTTTCCGAGCAAACAGGGAACGACTTATTTTTTTAGAACACGTTTGGAGATCCCTGCTACATGGCAGCAAGCACCTTATGGGCTTGTATTTGAGACAGGCGGAGAAGGTTTGCTTCGGGTAAATGGGCACTCTTATCAGGGCCTTGACCGCAATCATACCTACGTCACGCTTGATCCATCCAAAGTCGGAAACGCTCCGGAACTTGAGATTGAGATGTTTGATCCGGTACCTGAACCTGTGGACCCCTTGAATCAACAGGCGGTTATTCAGCCGCCGATCACATCCATTACGAGCCTGCTGGTGAGACCAAATGAAGCGGTTCGTAGTCTGATGTATACCGTCATTATTGTGCGTGATTCGGCTGTGTTGCTACCGGAAAGTGACTTTCGGCGGGTTCGCCTGTTAGAACTGGTGTATCGTGCGATGGATCAATTTGTAGGCATGTCAGCAGAAGAGATTGAGCAGGGAGAGGGTATTCGTCAGATTGAGAATAATCTGAAGCATCATGTGTGTGAGATTGGCGGAAACGCGGAAGGTCTGGAGCATATGGTGGGACAATCCCATATTGATATTGCCTGGCTGTGGCCTGTGCGCGAGACCGTACGTAAGACTAGCCGTACCTTCTCCACCGTGGATGCACTCATGAATGAATATCCTGACTATGTGTATTCACAGAGCCAACCCTTGTTATATGCATTTTTGAAAGAGCATGACCCTGAGCTGTACGCGCGGGTGAAGCAGCGGATTGTAGAAGGTCGCTGGGAGCTTGTGGGCGGCATGTGGGTTGAGCCGGATTTGAACATCCCGAGCGGGGAGTCCCTGATTCGCCAGATGTTATATGGTCAGCGTTTCTATATGGAGGAGTTTGGCAAGACATCACAGATTGAATGGCTGCCGGATACATTCGGGTACTGTGCTTCCCTGCCGCAGATTTTGAAGCATGGCAATGTGGAATATTTCATGACAACAAAGCTCGGATGGAATGACACAAATGTGTTTCCATATGATCTCTTCCACTGGGTGGGCATTGATGGAACACCCATTCTGTCTTACCTCAATCATGGTGTTAACGAGCATACGTTGCCGAAGGACATTCATGATCACTGGCAGTCCTACCGTGAGAAAGCAGCGCATCCGGAGCATATGCTTCTATACGGACACGGAGATGGCGGCGGTGGCGTAACACGCGAGATGCTGGAGTATGTGGATCGCGCAGACCTGATGGTAGGTCAGCCTGCGAGCCGTTATAGCACAGCTGGAGCTTTCTTTGCCGGAATTGAAAAGGAGCAACCTGTACTTCCGAAGTGGCATGGCGATCTGTATCTGGAGTTACATCGGGGAACCTACACGACCCATGCGCGTAATAAGCGCAACAACCGGAAAGCGGAAGTTCTATATCGTGAAGCTGAATTGTGGAATACACTCGCTCTGCCAGATATGGAGGCGAATACCGAAGCTGAAGTGCGTTCAGCACTGCATGACGGCTGGAAATTGATTTTGCTGAATCAATTCCACGATATTATACCGGGATCGGCGATTACGGAATCCTACGTCACTTCGAATGAGGAATATGTACAGGTATTTGAATTAGGTAAGAACAGATTGACCCAGGGTGTTACAGCATTGACAACGGGTATCAACACAGAGGGACCGGAAGGTTCATTAGCCTATGTTGTATTCAACAGCCTGGGCTGGAAACGCAGTGCAGTTGTTCAATTGGCTGTGCAGGATAGCTTGGATCGCTACGGCATCGATGAAGAAGGCCAGCGCTTGCGGATGGATCGGGAGGATGGAAGTATGTCTATTCTCGTGACAGACATTCCGGCGTTTGGATATAAGACGATTTGGCTGGTACCGGAAAACACAAGGGAAACGAATGTACGGGAAATGACCACCCTTGCCGCACAACCAACCTTTAATGATACATGGGATACTGCCTTTTATCATGTGCAGTTCAATGAACGTGGGGAGATCACCCGTCTGTGGGATAAAACCGCAGAGCGTGAGATGTTGAAGCCGGGTGAACGTGGCAATCAACTTCACTTCTTCCACGATCGCCCAACGCTCTGGGATGCATGGGATATCGACAGTCGTTATGAGGAACAGATTGCTGGCGAAGTGGAACTGTTGGAGAAAAAGCTGGTGCTGGCGGGTACAACGAAAGATGTCCTGCGCTTCCGGTGGAAGCTACATCAATCGGTGATTACACAAGATATCGTCTTTTATCATGACTTACGGCGAATTGACTTCCAAACACAGGTGAACTGGAACGAGAATCACAAACTTCTGAAAGTTGGTTTCCCGATTGATGTGGTGACTTCCAAGGCCACATTCGAGATTCCGTTTGGCACACTGGAACGTCCAACACATCGCAACACAAGCTGGGAACAAGCCCAGTATGAGGTCTGCGGACATCGCTTCGCAGATGTATCCGAATATGGATACGGCGTGAGTTTGCTCAACGACTGCAAGTACGGGTATGACGTGCACGGAAGTACCATTCGTTTGTCCTTGCTGCGAGCACCAAAATGGCCTGACCGTACGGCTGATCTGGGAGAACATGAATTCACATATTCCCTGTACCCGCACGACGGAGACTGGAGAAACGCACACACCGTACGCCAGGCAGCTGAACTGAACACGGAAGTGGTCGTGCAACAAGTAGAGCAAAAACAACAGGCACAACAAGAGCAATCGATGGAACAGATGCAGCAGAGGGATCAATCACAACAAAGCGCAGGGGCTGGAGTATATCCAACCGCAGATGCAACAGTAACTGTTGCTCACTCACGTCCAGCAACTGGCTCATGGATTAACTTCGAAAGCCAGCATGTCATTCTGGATACCGTCAAACTGGCAGAGGATGGACACGGCACCGCGCTGCGTTTCTATGAATCCTCAGGCAAACGCGAAAACATCACATTGCAATGGCCACATGCGTTCGAGCAAGCGTACCATTCCAACGCACTGGAAGAACCGATCAAACCACTGGCCCACACGAACGGCCAGATTACACTATCTTTTAAACCCTACCAAATACAAACCGTGCTACTGCGGTAA